Proteins encoded in a region of the Triticum dicoccoides isolate Atlit2015 ecotype Zavitan chromosome 3A, WEW_v2.0, whole genome shotgun sequence genome:
- the LOC119270655 gene encoding cytochrome P450 81Q32-like, whose translation MNTFFVFVITLLLLLFTLVVQALRRRTNQSQPQPPGPPALPIIGHLYLFKGPLHRRLTRLATRYGAVFRLRFGTKNVVVVSSAQAAEECLGVHDIVFANRPQLPTGKILSYDWSTMGTASYGDYWRHIRRIGVTELLSAHRVQQYADVHTRMARSMARRLYRSAAGGRARVELKSQLFEMLMNVMTSMICARTFYGTDGEEILEVTEEVQWFRTMVEETMTLIGASTVWDYIPTLVRWLDIGGFGRRLWRLRESRTKFVQGLIQDERNKMEEGTTTGRTMIGALLALQHKDPEDCPDQLIRALCISALEAGSSTSADTVEWAMSLMLNNPKVMVKVRDEIDSYIGKPIRLIEAADLLKLQYLRCIIMETLRLHPPTPLLVPHESSIDCIVGGFYIPKGTMLLVNTSAIHRDPKIWDKPTNFIPERFEGEKCEGNMTMPFGMGRQRCPAENLGMQMVGLALGTMIQCFEWERVGEELVDMTDGFGLTAPRAVPLEAFYKPRQSMITLLSEI comes from the exons ATGAACACCTTCTTCGTTTTCGTCATCACTCTCCTGCTCCTCCTATTCACACTGGTAGTACAAGCCCTAAGGCGCAGGACTAACCAAAGCCAGCCGCAGCCGCCAGGGCCTCCCGCTCTCCCCATCATCGGCCACCTCTACCTCTTCAAGGGCCCCCTCCATCGCCGCCTCACACGCCTCGCCACCCGCTATGGCGCCGTCTTCCGCCTGCGGTTCGGCACCAAGAACGTCGTCGTCGTGTCCTCCGCCCAAGCCGCTGAGGAGTGTCTCGGCGTGCACGACATCGTGTTTGCCAACCGGCCGCAGCTGCCGACGGGCAAGATCCTCTCCTACGACTGGAGCACCATGGGCACCGCCAGCTACGGGGACTACTGGCGCCACATCCGCCGCATCGGCGTTACTGAGCTCCTATCGGCGCACCGGGTGCAGCAGTACGCCGACGTCCACACACGGATGGCGCGGTCCATGGCGCGGCGCCTCTACCGCTCGGCTGCCGGTGGCCGCGCGCGGGTTGAGCTCAAGTCACAGCTCTTCGAGATGCTCATGAACGTAATGACGAGCATGATTTGCGCGAGGACATTCTATGGGAC CGATGGCGAGGAGATATTGGAGGTGACAGAAGAGGTCCAGTGGTTTCGGACGATGGTGGAGGAGACGATGACACTAATTGGTGCATCGACGGTGTGGGACTACATACCAACACTGGTGCGGTGGCTGGACATCGGCGGGTTCGGGAGACGGTTGTGGCGGCTACGAGAGAGTAGAACAAAGTTCGTGCAGGGACTTATCCAGGATGAGAGAAATAAGATGGAGGAGGGCACGACAACAGGGAGGACGATGATTGGGGCACTGTTGGCCCTACAACACAAGGACCCAGAGGATTGCCCAGACCAGCTTATCCGAGCTTTGTGCATC AGCGCCCTCGAAGCTGGATCATCTACTTCTGCAGATACAGTTGAGTGGGCAATGTCCCTCATGCTGAATAACCCTAAGGTGATGGTCAAAGTTCGTGATGAGATTGATTCCTACATAGGGAAACCAATACGCCTAATCGAGGCAGCCGATCTCCTAAAGTTACAATACCTTCGTTGCATAATCATGGAGACGCTTCGTCTGCATCCACCAACACCACTTCTTGTTCCTCATGAATCTTCTATTGACTGCATCGTCGGTGGATTTTATATTCCCAAGGGGACAATGCTTCTTGTCAACACATCTGCAATACACAGGGATCCCAAGATATGGGATAAACCAACAAACTTTATTCCAGAAAG GTTTGAGGGTGAAAAGTGTGAAGGTAATATGACTATGCCATTTGGTATGGGCAGGCAACGATGCCCAGCAGAGAATTTGGGTATGCAGATGGTAGGCCTTGCTCTGGGAACTATGATCCAATGTTTTGAATGGGAAAGAGTGGGGGAGGAGCTTGTGGACATGACAGACGGCTTTGGCCTAACTGCTCCGAGGGCAGTGCCCTTGGAGGCCTTCTATAAACCCCGTCAATCTATGATTACTCTTCTTTCGGAGATATAG